Proteins encoded together in one Planctomyces sp. SH-PL14 window:
- a CDS encoding acyl-CoA dehydrogenase family protein, with protein MSGTTSDKDAQQAERREEQMREAENLLFSETPRRSAAQELFHGRFAGDLFLPYPRSSAEEQSRIGQALTELKAFCDAHLDPAAIDREADIPRDVIDGLGRLGVLGMTAPESLGGRGFTQRAYCRVLEELGGRCSATSILVNAHHSIGMRSLLLFGTPDQQRRWLPDLVSGRKLAAFALTETQAGSDAANVQTTAVPDESGEFFTLNGDKRYITNGAIADVLTVMARTPGQGKGKSKPVTAFLVTPDMPGFRVIEPRMSKVGIRGTATAKLAFENMRVPRSQILGPEGKGLKIALTVLDFGRTTFGACCTGAAKTCLRLAVEHARTREQFGQKLGEFELVQEKLARMAAWTYAMEAMTTVTAGLIDRAAGGEPIEYMLETAMLKVWSTERLWTIVNDAFQIHGGAAYFTDRPLERMLRDARINQIGEGANEVLTSFIALVGLRAPGVELKSVWDALHHPLREMGTLSRFTWHELARRMESPDVAVHAPALVPHARTLSRLIRQFGLAAQKALMDHREEIVDRQLAQEPIAAAAMELFAQACVLSRLDHELGHSGNGSTAGESGRRAAFLFLSHSARRVGELLSERRDNDYAAIREVAKSLLDLPTS; from the coding sequence ATGAGCGGCACGACGAGCGACAAGGACGCCCAGCAGGCGGAGCGGCGGGAGGAGCAGATGCGGGAGGCCGAAAACCTCCTCTTCTCCGAGACCCCGCGGCGGAGCGCCGCCCAGGAGCTGTTTCACGGCCGCTTCGCCGGGGACCTGTTCCTCCCCTACCCGCGCTCCTCCGCCGAGGAGCAGTCGCGGATCGGCCAGGCCCTCACGGAACTGAAAGCGTTCTGCGACGCCCACCTCGACCCGGCCGCCATCGACCGCGAGGCCGACATCCCCCGCGACGTCATCGACGGCCTGGGCCGCCTCGGCGTCCTGGGAATGACCGCGCCGGAATCGCTCGGCGGCCGCGGCTTCACGCAGCGGGCCTACTGCCGCGTCCTCGAAGAGCTCGGCGGCCGGTGTAGCGCCACGTCAATCCTCGTCAACGCGCACCACTCGATCGGAATGCGGTCGCTCCTCCTGTTCGGCACCCCCGACCAGCAGCGGCGGTGGCTCCCGGATCTCGTGAGCGGCCGGAAGCTCGCCGCCTTCGCCCTCACCGAAACTCAGGCGGGCTCCGATGCCGCCAATGTGCAGACGACCGCGGTTCCGGATGAGTCGGGCGAGTTCTTCACGCTCAACGGCGACAAGCGGTACATCACCAACGGCGCGATCGCCGACGTCCTGACGGTGATGGCCCGGACCCCCGGCCAGGGCAAAGGGAAGTCGAAGCCGGTGACGGCGTTCCTGGTCACTCCCGACATGCCCGGCTTCCGCGTGATCGAGCCCCGCATGAGCAAGGTCGGCATCCGCGGGACCGCGACGGCGAAGCTTGCCTTCGAGAACATGCGGGTCCCCCGGAGCCAGATCCTCGGCCCCGAAGGGAAGGGGCTCAAGATTGCGCTGACCGTCCTCGACTTCGGACGGACGACCTTCGGAGCCTGCTGCACCGGCGCGGCCAAGACCTGTCTGCGGCTGGCCGTCGAGCATGCCCGGACCCGCGAGCAGTTCGGCCAGAAGCTCGGCGAGTTCGAGCTCGTTCAGGAGAAGCTGGCCCGGATGGCGGCCTGGACCTATGCCATGGAGGCGATGACGACCGTCACGGCCGGCCTCATCGACCGGGCCGCGGGCGGCGAGCCGATCGAGTACATGCTCGAAACGGCGATGCTCAAGGTCTGGAGCACGGAGCGGCTCTGGACGATCGTCAACGACGCCTTCCAGATCCACGGCGGGGCCGCCTACTTCACGGACCGGCCGCTCGAACGGATGCTCCGCGACGCGCGGATCAACCAGATCGGCGAGGGGGCCAACGAAGTCCTGACATCGTTCATCGCCCTCGTCGGTCTTCGGGCCCCGGGCGTCGAGCTGAAGTCGGTGTGGGACGCCCTCCATCACCCGCTCCGCGAGATGGGGACCCTGAGCCGCTTCACCTGGCACGAGCTCGCCCGCCGGATGGAGTCGCCCGACGTGGCGGTCCACGCTCCGGCCCTCGTACCGCACGCCCGGACGCTGAGCCGGCTCATCCGGCAGTTCGGCCTCGCGGCGCAGAAGGCCCTGATGGATCACCGGGAGGAGATCGTCGACCGGCAGCTTGCCCAGGAGCCGATCGCCGCCGCCGCGATGGAGCTTTTCGCGCAGGCCTGTGTCCTGAGCCGTCTCGACCACGAGCTGGGGCACAGTGGAAACGGTTCCACGGCGGGAGAGTCCGGCCGCCGCGCCGCGTTCCTCTTCCTGTCGCACTCGGCCCGGCGTGTGGGCGAACTGCTCAGCGAACGCCGCGACAACGACTACGCCGCGATCCGCGAGGTCGCGAAAAGCCTGTTGGACCTGCCCACTTCTTGA
- a CDS encoding acyl-CoA synthetase, whose translation MHPTGGVAANETEWDPWQSIPERYNLGEALTGGNVRGGRGDKPALLWENAEGAKRSVTYGELDRLSTNLARSLQHVGLQPGDRVFLRLPNLPEFYVAALAVAKAGGIFIPSSTQFRAPEVEYRLRDSGAFAAIVTTDLLAAVEEVADRCPDLKRVIVIPYPETDLRVPAYENFHELCREDFAPQHSAGEWKPVDTHSSDPAFLAYTSGTTGDPKGVVHRHRYPLSYDSLIRYWHDYRERDIVACPSELGWLLPVASTFLYALRSGVTIVLYDAMARRFDPAVWFGLFDRYRITNFTAPPTVYRMMMAAAADEAAEEFDLSRWRHAASAGEPLPADTFHAIRRTFGVTPLDGIGMSECMVYCFNRIDRPVHPGSCGRPGPGTVIELLDEDLQPVPPGAEGILCVRRDSHPGMMKEYWRKPELTAEIFRGEWYVSGDVVRTDDEGNFWFRGRADDVIKASGYRISPFEVESCLCCHPAVLEAAAVECPDATRGMVVKAFVVLRAGIEANDPLATEIREFVRNRIAPYKCPRELEFIEALPKTTSGKTRRRLLREQERRAADFEEGPLVGTAADPVVAGPTS comes from the coding sequence ATGCATCCGACCGGCGGAGTCGCGGCGAACGAGACCGAATGGGATCCCTGGCAGTCGATTCCCGAGCGGTACAACCTCGGCGAAGCCCTGACAGGGGGCAACGTCCGCGGCGGCCGGGGGGACAAGCCCGCCCTGCTGTGGGAGAACGCCGAAGGAGCGAAGCGGTCCGTGACCTACGGAGAGCTCGACCGCCTGAGCACGAACCTGGCCCGGTCGCTCCAGCACGTCGGCCTGCAGCCCGGCGACCGCGTCTTCCTGCGGCTCCCTAACCTCCCCGAGTTCTACGTCGCGGCCCTCGCGGTGGCGAAAGCGGGCGGGATCTTCATCCCTTCCAGCACGCAGTTCCGGGCCCCCGAGGTCGAGTACCGGCTGCGGGACTCGGGCGCCTTCGCCGCCATCGTCACGACCGACCTGCTCGCCGCGGTCGAAGAGGTCGCGGACCGCTGCCCCGACCTCAAACGGGTCATCGTCATCCCCTACCCCGAAACCGACCTCCGGGTGCCCGCCTACGAAAACTTTCACGAGCTCTGCCGCGAGGACTTCGCGCCGCAACACTCGGCTGGTGAATGGAAACCGGTCGACACGCACTCGAGCGATCCCGCGTTCCTCGCCTACACCTCCGGAACGACGGGGGACCCCAAAGGGGTGGTCCACCGCCACCGCTATCCCCTCTCGTACGATTCGCTGATCCGCTACTGGCACGACTACCGCGAACGGGACATTGTCGCCTGCCCGTCGGAGCTCGGCTGGCTCCTGCCGGTCGCCTCGACGTTCCTCTACGCCCTCCGCAGCGGCGTGACGATCGTCCTCTACGACGCCATGGCCCGGCGGTTCGACCCGGCGGTCTGGTTCGGCCTGTTCGACCGCTACCGGATCACGAACTTCACCGCCCCGCCGACCGTCTACCGGATGATGATGGCCGCGGCGGCCGACGAAGCCGCGGAGGAATTCGACCTCTCCCGCTGGCGCCACGCCGCCTCGGCCGGCGAGCCGCTTCCCGCCGACACGTTCCACGCCATCCGGCGGACCTTCGGCGTCACGCCGCTCGACGGGATCGGGATGAGCGAGTGCATGGTCTACTGCTTTAACCGGATCGACCGCCCGGTCCACCCCGGGAGCTGCGGCCGTCCCGGTCCGGGGACCGTCATCGAGCTCCTCGACGAAGACCTCCAGCCGGTCCCCCCCGGAGCGGAAGGGATCCTCTGCGTCCGTCGCGACTCACACCCCGGGATGATGAAGGAGTACTGGCGGAAGCCCGAGCTGACGGCGGAGATCTTCCGCGGCGAGTGGTACGTCAGCGGCGACGTGGTCCGGACCGACGACGAAGGGAACTTCTGGTTCCGCGGCCGCGCGGACGACGTCATCAAGGCGAGCGGCTATCGGATCTCGCCGTTCGAAGTCGAAAGCTGCCTCTGCTGCCACCCGGCGGTCCTCGAAGCGGCCGCGGTCGAATGCCCCGACGCGACCCGCGGCATGGTCGTGAAGGCGTTTGTCGTCCTGAGGGCGGGGATCGAGGCGAACGATCCGCTCGCCACGGAGATCCGCGAGTTCGTCCGGAACCGGATCGCGCCCTACAAGTGTCCCCGCGAGCTGGAGTTCATCGAAGCCCTCCCGAAGACCACCTCCGGCAAGACCCGGCGGCGGCTCCTCCGGGAGCAGGAACGACGGGCGGCTGACTTCGAGGAAGGTCCGCTGGTCGGAACCGCGGCCGATCCGGTGGTTGCGGGACCCACCTCCTGA
- a CDS encoding methylmalonyl-CoA mutase: MTPATLDNRRTGPTLPPTTLPGLSTPADTLAIPFAEAIGQPGTFPFTRGIHPGMYRDRLWTMRQFAGFGTPRQTNERFRFLLSKGQTGLSTAFDLPTLMGLDSDDPRSCGEVGQLGVAVDTIDDMQRLFEGIPLEEVSVSMTINAPAAILMAFFLAAARESGCDWTRLRGTIQNDILKEFHAQNEIVFPPEPSVRLVVDLIEFCTAQVPQWNTVSISGYHIREAGSTALQELAFTLADGRHYVEETLRRGCAIDTFAPRLSFFFNAHNNLFEEIAKYRAARRLWAEMMRDEFGARDPASWKLRFHAQTAGCTLQDRQPEVNLVRVAYQALAAVLGGCQSLHTNSMDETLALPSEHAVTLALRTQQVLAHETGVAESVDPVGGSFLVESLTNAMHDQARQYFRQIEDRGGMLAAVDSGFFRREIAEAAYAEQRLFEHGERVIVGVNRFEEPEEPPIELLRIDPAVESEQVESLRRIRRDRSGADVERALDRVRRSARSPGENVFPALLEAAAARATVGEIMDALADEFTRYALDRE, from the coding sequence ATGACACCCGCGACCCTCGACAACCGGCGAACCGGCCCAACGCTTCCCCCCACGACCCTACCCGGCCTCTCCACCCCGGCCGATACACTCGCCATCCCCTTCGCCGAAGCCATCGGCCAGCCCGGGACATTCCCCTTCACCCGCGGCATCCACCCCGGCATGTACCGCGACCGCCTCTGGACCATGCGGCAGTTCGCCGGCTTCGGAACACCCCGACAAACCAACGAACGCTTTCGCTTCCTCCTCTCCAAAGGACAGACCGGCCTCAGCACCGCCTTCGACCTCCCCACCCTCATGGGCCTCGACAGCGACGACCCCCGCTCCTGCGGCGAAGTCGGCCAGCTCGGAGTCGCCGTCGACACCATCGACGACATGCAACGCCTCTTCGAAGGCATCCCCCTCGAAGAGGTCTCGGTCTCCATGACCATCAACGCCCCCGCCGCCATCCTCATGGCCTTCTTCCTCGCCGCCGCCCGCGAGTCCGGCTGCGACTGGACACGGCTCCGCGGAACCATCCAGAACGACATCCTCAAAGAGTTCCACGCCCAGAACGAGATCGTCTTCCCCCCGGAACCGAGCGTCCGCCTCGTCGTCGACCTCATCGAGTTCTGCACCGCCCAGGTCCCGCAGTGGAACACCGTCTCGATCAGCGGCTACCACATCCGCGAAGCGGGCTCGACCGCCCTCCAGGAACTCGCCTTCACGCTCGCCGACGGACGGCATTACGTCGAGGAAACCCTCCGCCGCGGCTGCGCGATCGACACCTTCGCCCCCCGCCTCAGCTTCTTCTTCAACGCCCACAACAACCTGTTCGAAGAGATCGCCAAGTACCGCGCGGCCCGGCGACTGTGGGCCGAGATGATGCGCGACGAGTTCGGCGCCCGCGATCCCGCCTCCTGGAAACTCCGCTTCCACGCCCAGACCGCCGGCTGCACCCTCCAGGACCGCCAGCCCGAGGTCAACCTGGTCCGCGTCGCCTACCAGGCACTCGCCGCGGTCCTGGGAGGCTGCCAGTCGCTCCACACGAACAGCATGGACGAGACCCTCGCCCTCCCGTCGGAACACGCCGTCACGCTCGCCCTCCGGACCCAGCAGGTCCTCGCGCACGAGACCGGCGTCGCCGAATCGGTCGACCCCGTCGGCGGAAGCTTCCTCGTCGAATCGCTCACGAACGCGATGCACGACCAGGCCCGCCAGTATTTCCGGCAGATCGAAGACCGCGGCGGGATGCTGGCGGCGGTCGACTCCGGATTCTTCCGCCGCGAAATCGCCGAGGCGGCCTACGCGGAGCAGCGGCTCTTCGAGCACGGAGAGCGGGTGATTGTCGGAGTGAACCGCTTCGAAGAGCCCGAGGAGCCGCCGATCGAACTTCTCCGGATCGACCCTGCCGTCGAGTCCGAACAGGTCGAATCGTTACGACGGATCAGGCGGGACCGCAGCGGAGCGGACGTCGAGCGAGCCCTCGACCGCGTTCGCCGGTCCGCGCGGTCGCCGGGCGAAAACGTCTTCCCCGCGCTCCTCGAAGCGGCCGCGGCCCGCGCGACGGTCGGGGAGATCATGGACGCACTGGCCGACGAGTTCACCCGGTACGCGCTCGATCGGGAGTGA
- a CDS encoding cobalamin-dependent protein (Presence of a B(12) (cobalamin)-binding domain implies dependence on cobalamin itself, in one of its several forms, or in some unusual lineages, dependence on a cobalamin-like analog.), translating into MAPATAVPLEKHLPRTSTGRSVPPRIVLAKVGLDGHDRGIRVVARGLRDAGFHVIYGGLWQRPEAVAQAVCDEDADWLGLSLLNGAHLTIVPRVAAALREWGCGDVGIVVGGIIPERDVAALEEHGVRGVFGPGTSVTAIAEALKAQVPLADLSTDEAPAEVRARVEMSRRLSAIAAGDAPSATNGNGQPSRCIAITGSPGAGKSSLLCRLLKGRPAGKRVAVLACDPESPITGGALLGDRIRMAELLPDRDLFVRSLAVPSGSQGVTPELGEMRTALGEAGFDLTLVETVGIGQGDVAVRRLANKVVVVLQPETGDSVQWEKAGLLEVADLVVIQKSDLPGSDRLAAEVHEAVNLSRHRPGHREVPVLQVSASRNEGFDALRDWVFETSMDSGPASEPDEHSLEE; encoded by the coding sequence GTGGCGCCCGCGACAGCCGTTCCTCTCGAGAAACATCTTCCCCGCACGTCGACCGGCCGGAGCGTTCCGCCGCGGATCGTCCTCGCCAAGGTCGGCCTCGACGGGCATGACCGGGGGATCCGGGTCGTCGCCCGCGGCCTCCGCGACGCCGGCTTCCACGTCATCTACGGCGGCCTCTGGCAGCGTCCAGAGGCGGTCGCCCAGGCGGTCTGCGACGAAGACGCCGACTGGCTGGGCCTGAGCCTCCTCAACGGAGCCCATCTGACGATCGTCCCCCGCGTCGCGGCGGCGCTCCGGGAGTGGGGCTGCGGCGACGTCGGGATCGTCGTCGGAGGGATCATTCCGGAACGGGACGTGGCCGCGCTCGAAGAACACGGCGTCCGTGGCGTCTTCGGTCCCGGAACCTCCGTGACCGCCATCGCCGAAGCCCTCAAGGCTCAGGTCCCGCTCGCCGACCTATCGACCGACGAAGCGCCCGCGGAGGTACGGGCCCGCGTCGAGATGTCGCGGCGGCTGAGCGCAATCGCGGCCGGCGACGCGCCCTCGGCGACAAACGGGAACGGACAGCCCTCGCGGTGCATCGCCATCACCGGCAGCCCCGGAGCGGGAAAGAGCTCCCTCCTCTGCCGGCTTCTCAAGGGACGCCCCGCCGGCAAGCGGGTCGCGGTCTTGGCGTGCGATCCCGAGAGTCCCATCACCGGCGGAGCGCTGCTGGGGGACCGGATCCGGATGGCAGAGCTCCTCCCCGACCGCGACCTCTTCGTCCGCAGCCTCGCGGTGCCGAGCGGCTCGCAGGGGGTGACGCCGGAACTCGGCGAAATGCGGACTGCACTGGGCGAAGCGGGCTTCGACCTGACCCTCGTCGAGACGGTCGGGATCGGCCAGGGGGACGTCGCGGTCCGCCGGCTCGCCAACAAGGTCGTCGTCGTCCTGCAGCCCGAGACCGGGGACTCGGTCCAGTGGGAGAAAGCGGGGCTGCTGGAAGTCGCCGACCTCGTCGTGATCCAGAAGTCGGACCTCCCGGGGAGCGACCGCCTCGCCGCCGAGGTCCACGAGGCCGTGAACCTGTCCCGACACCGGCCCGGACACCGGGAGGTGCCGGTCCTGCAAGTCAGCGCGTCCCGCAACGAAGGGTTTGATGCCCTGCGGGATTGGGTCTTCGAGACATCGATGGACAGTGGCCCGGCCAGCGAACCGGACGAACACTCCTTGGAGGAATGA